Genomic segment of Candidatus Protochlamydia amoebophila UWE25:
TTCAACGTCATTCGTTTTCCAATTCGGCCTGAAGGATGATTTAATGCATAATCATTTAAACTAAAATTTTTTCTACGCATTAGTGCAGCAGTCACTAAGTCTCCAAAAAGCCCTTGGAAAATCGTTGACATCGTGGGTGCCATATCAAAAGGGCAAAGCTCCTCTTGAAAAGGCAGAGTGATCACATAATGACAAGCGGCTGCTAAACGAGATTGTGGGTTACAAACAACTGCGACTAAGATGCCCCCTTTATTACGAATAGGCGGTACTAAATTCAGCAGTTCATCGCTTTCTCCACTCTTACTTAACATAATAAAGATATCATCCTGAGAAACAATACCAATATCTCCATGAACAGCATCTGTTGGTGAGAGATATAAAGCTTTGGTTCCCGTAGAAACCATTGTAAGAGCAATTTTTTTAGCGACTAATCCACTTTTACCAACACCGGTAAAAAAAATAGATTTTTCAGTTTCTAGTAGAAGTTCCACTAATTTTTCTATAGCAATTAGATCCAACGTTTCAAAGTAATGATTGGTATAAAGATGTTGCTTATCAAGTATTTCTTTCAGCATAGTTACTTTCAGTAAGGTTTTGATTGGATTTTAAACAACGA
This window contains:
- a CDS encoding KpsF/GutQ family sugar-phosphate isomerase, which produces MLKEILDKQHLYTNHYFETLDLIAIEKLVELLLETEKSIFFTGVGKSGLVAKKIALTMVSTGTKALYLSPTDAVHGDIGIVSQDDIFIMLSKSGESDELLNLVPPIRNKGGILVAVVCNPQSRLAAACHYVITLPFQEELCPFDMAPTMSTIFQGLFGDLVTAALMRRKNFSLNDYALNHPSGRIGKRMTLKVKDIMLTGEKVPICYPQDQLTNVLVELSNKRCGCILVVDRDHRLLGIFTDGDLRRMLQKVGGKVLESSMIEIMTPNPRSIESELLAYEAMKLMEADYCKRISVFPVLNLEQQVIGLLHIHDLIQTGL